The following are encoded together in the Salinibacterium sp. UTAS2018 genome:
- a CDS encoding HAD family hydrolase, whose protein sequence is MTSNPATIFFDVNETLSDLTPVGDAFDAVGANREIASSWFASILRDGFALTATSSEARFLAIATANARDALGSITLRLPLDDAVDAVISAFSNVSLHSDVAPGIRALQQEDHRLFTLSNGPANNAERMLADAGIADAMAGFLSVEGHSPWKPARASYESALTRTGTQVSSASAYLVAVHPWDIHGAIAAGLLAIWVNRGNKTYPEHFLKPTTSVTSFHELASAFQ, encoded by the coding sequence ATGACAAGCAATCCCGCCACGATCTTCTTCGACGTCAACGAAACGCTCTCAGACCTCACGCCGGTTGGCGATGCGTTTGACGCCGTCGGCGCGAACCGCGAAATCGCGTCGTCGTGGTTCGCCAGCATCCTGCGCGATGGCTTTGCTCTGACGGCCACCAGCAGCGAGGCACGCTTTCTCGCTATCGCCACAGCGAATGCTCGCGACGCTCTCGGCAGCATCACGCTGCGCCTTCCGCTCGATGATGCCGTGGATGCCGTGATCTCCGCGTTCTCGAACGTGAGCCTGCACAGCGACGTCGCCCCCGGCATCCGCGCGTTACAACAAGAAGATCATCGACTTTTTACGCTGTCGAACGGACCGGCGAACAACGCTGAGCGCATGCTCGCCGACGCCGGAATTGCGGATGCCATGGCTGGCTTCCTCTCGGTGGAGGGACATTCCCCGTGGAAGCCCGCGCGCGCCTCCTACGAGAGTGCTCTGACGCGCACCGGCACGCAGGTCAGCTCGGCTTCCGCTTACCTGGTGGCGGTTCATCCGTGGGATATTCATGGCGCCATCGCAGCGGGACTTCTCGCTATCTGGGTTAACCGAGGCAACAAAACGTACCCCGAACATTTTCTCAAACCCACGACCTCAGTAACTAGTTTCCATGAACTGGCTTCAGCTTTTCAATAG
- a CDS encoding CoA transferase: protein MSLLDAAWQSLGEDAAALALVRENGTAVPLAGVLPTGRFVHDAIAAASFSASLLAARRVGCAVPAVELSALKVATAVTSDQHFRHDGEPVTAWSELSGFWPCSDGWVRTHANYPHHRAALLTGLGLPADTGADGFMLALHTMDAAAVEEVVTAAGGVATVVRAPEEWAEHPQGRAVAELPVIEFTSLGDTAPSDLGETTIDAPLAGLRVLDLTRVIAGPVAARTLGLWGADVLRIDSPRHPEIDWQHRDTGAGKRSALLDLDDDADRATFEKLLETADVVLTAYRPGTLDKFGLSPAALAERRPGIIVGRLSAWGTVGPWAERRGFDSIVQAATGIALTEGEGKGSPGALPAQALDHAAGYLLAAAVTAAVRRRIDAGHSWLVEVSLARVATELLQQRRPRHAPRAAAGFTPTVATNDGVTSAVPAPAYAGSPGRFSAPAVAWGSSDAAWRS, encoded by the coding sequence ATGAGTTTGCTGGATGCTGCGTGGCAGTCACTGGGCGAAGATGCTGCCGCCCTCGCTTTGGTGCGCGAAAACGGTACTGCGGTGCCTCTTGCTGGGGTTCTCCCCACGGGCCGTTTCGTGCATGACGCGATCGCCGCGGCCTCGTTCTCTGCGTCTTTGTTGGCGGCCCGCCGTGTTGGCTGCGCGGTGCCCGCGGTTGAACTAAGCGCACTCAAAGTTGCAACTGCCGTCACGAGCGATCAGCATTTCCGCCACGATGGCGAGCCCGTTACGGCGTGGTCTGAGCTCTCCGGTTTCTGGCCGTGTAGCGATGGTTGGGTGCGCACGCACGCGAACTACCCGCACCATCGCGCAGCGCTGCTCACCGGGTTGGGGTTGCCCGCTGACACCGGCGCCGATGGATTCATGCTCGCCCTCCACACTATGGATGCCGCCGCCGTCGAAGAGGTGGTCACCGCAGCAGGGGGAGTTGCGACTGTGGTGCGCGCGCCAGAGGAGTGGGCAGAGCATCCGCAAGGCCGCGCGGTGGCCGAATTGCCGGTGATTGAGTTCACGTCACTGGGCGACACCGCGCCGTCTGATCTTGGCGAAACGACCATCGATGCGCCGCTGGCCGGGCTACGCGTGCTTGACCTCACTCGCGTGATTGCGGGCCCCGTCGCGGCTCGAACTTTGGGATTGTGGGGTGCCGACGTTCTGCGCATCGACAGCCCGCGGCATCCCGAAATCGACTGGCAGCACCGCGACACGGGAGCCGGAAAGCGCTCGGCTCTGCTCGATCTGGACGACGACGCCGATCGCGCCACGTTCGAGAAACTGCTCGAGACCGCGGATGTCGTGCTCACCGCCTACCGCCCCGGAACGTTAGATAAATTCGGACTTTCACCCGCGGCTCTCGCCGAGCGCCGCCCGGGAATCATCGTCGGCCGGCTCTCGGCGTGGGGAACAGTCGGACCGTGGGCAGAACGCCGTGGTTTCGACAGCATCGTTCAGGCGGCAACAGGAATCGCGCTCACCGAGGGAGAAGGTAAGGGATCGCCGGGAGCGCTCCCTGCTCAGGCTTTGGATCATGCGGCGGGTTACCTGTTGGCCGCTGCCGTTACCGCCGCCGTGCGTCGCCGCATCGATGCTGGGCACTCGTGGCTGGTGGAGGTATCGCTCGCGCGTGTCGCGACCGAGTTGTTGCAGCAGCGCCGTCCGCGCCATGCGCCTCGGGCAGCCGCCGGATTCACGCCCACGGTGGCGACGAACGACGGTGTCACGAGCGCAGTGCCGGCACCTGCGTATGCCGGCAGTCCCGGGCGTTTCAGCGCTCCCGCCGTGGCGTGGGGTTCGAGTGACGCGGCGTGGCGTTCTTAG
- a CDS encoding DMT family transporter — protein MPPDILDLTDQISLTPLQVAGIPLALIGAILLSLGAQFQHRGVARMEEKHGSDANTGLNFSQIKALLARPSWVIGTAFLGLAIVFQLSSLAIAPIMVVQPLGAVALVMTAIMNSRIAKVRLDAISIRAIVMCVAGVGIFVGIAAMFAKSTVVTQRELSLVLIILAVVLTAWIVLFLVFRKNASPIFYILGAGMLFGFVATLAKVVIDRVKTIVISGSGFESTDFLTILCIVGLIAASLLGSYFVQTAYASGPPDLVVAGLTVVDPLVAVTVGILVLGEAADAPLWAVIAFVITGAIAIFGVFSLSKHHPQIKA, from the coding sequence GTGCCGCCAGACATTCTTGACCTCACCGATCAGATCAGTCTGACCCCGCTTCAGGTCGCTGGAATTCCTCTTGCTCTGATCGGGGCGATTCTGCTGTCGCTCGGCGCACAATTTCAGCACCGCGGCGTTGCTCGCATGGAAGAGAAGCACGGCAGCGACGCGAACACGGGTCTTAACTTCTCTCAAATCAAGGCGCTGCTCGCTCGCCCCTCGTGGGTAATCGGCACAGCGTTTCTCGGCTTAGCGATCGTGTTTCAGCTCTCGAGCCTCGCTATCGCTCCCATCATGGTGGTGCAGCCGCTCGGCGCTGTTGCCCTCGTGATGACGGCCATCATGAACTCGCGCATCGCCAAGGTGCGGCTCGATGCGATCTCTATCCGCGCGATCGTCATGTGCGTTGCCGGCGTCGGCATTTTCGTCGGTATCGCAGCAATGTTCGCGAAATCTACGGTGGTGACACAGCGCGAGCTCTCGCTGGTGCTCATCATTTTGGCTGTCGTATTAACTGCCTGGATCGTTCTGTTTCTCGTTTTCCGCAAGAACGCCTCACCCATTTTCTACATTTTGGGTGCCGGAATGCTGTTCGGTTTCGTGGCTACGCTGGCGAAGGTCGTGATCGACCGTGTGAAGACGATCGTTATCTCCGGTTCGGGTTTCGAGAGTACTGACTTCTTGACGATCCTCTGTATCGTCGGGCTTATCGCCGCCTCGTTGCTCGGCTCGTACTTTGTTCAGACTGCATATGCCTCGGGCCCACCCGATCTCGTTGTTGCCGGACTCACCGTCGTCGATCCTCTCGTTGCCGTGACCGTCGGCATCCTGGTGTTGGGCGAAGCGGCGGATGCGCCACTCTGGGCGGTCATCGCGTTTGTGATTACTGGCGCCATCGCCATCTTTGGGGTGTTTTCGCTGTCGAAGCATCATCCGCAGATCAAGGCATAG
- a CDS encoding XRE family transcriptional regulator, with the protein MTPRTLAQADDEDMIDSLTIGRRIRQLRTDRGLTLDDLGAALNRAASQVSVIENGKRELKLSELQKLARIFDVTVDDLLNAEPPSRRAALEIALERAQRGPLYASLTLPELPIRKTLSDEAIETVLGLHDELQRLHRERAATPEEARRANTELRRVMRKRNNYFGELESKATELLDAVGHTGGPLSQRVASDLASHLGFSLHYVPDLPASTRSVTDLRHGRIYLPVTQAESTDPRSTLLQALAGHVLGIREPADYSEFLYQRVETNYLAAALLIPEKTAVEFLTAAKAKRELSVEDLRDAFAVPYETAAHRFTNLATEHLGVPVHFLKVHEGGTISKAYENDNAAFPTDALGAIEGQIVCRQWSARQVFDVDDRFSPYHQYTDKPGGTYWCTSRIQSGRRGEFSISLGTPFASAKWFRGRDTTNRAVSTCPDDRCCRSAPDNLTERWAQHSLPSARLNSSLLAAMPTGMYPGVDSTEVFEFLESHSPSA; encoded by the coding sequence ATGACCCCACGCACGCTCGCGCAGGCAGACGATGAGGACATGATCGATTCCCTCACCATTGGCCGGCGCATCCGCCAGCTCCGCACCGATCGCGGTCTCACCCTCGATGACCTCGGCGCTGCCTTGAATCGAGCGGCCTCTCAGGTCTCCGTCATCGAGAATGGCAAGCGCGAACTCAAGCTCAGCGAGCTGCAGAAACTCGCCCGCATCTTTGACGTGACGGTGGATGACTTACTCAATGCCGAGCCGCCGTCGCGGCGCGCGGCTCTGGAAATCGCCCTCGAGCGTGCTCAGCGCGGCCCGCTCTACGCCTCACTGACGCTTCCCGAATTGCCCATCCGCAAGACACTCAGCGACGAAGCTATTGAGACCGTGCTCGGCCTCCACGACGAACTGCAACGACTACATCGCGAACGCGCAGCGACCCCCGAAGAAGCCCGCCGCGCCAACACCGAACTACGGCGAGTGATGCGCAAGCGCAACAACTACTTCGGCGAGCTCGAATCGAAAGCCACCGAGCTTCTGGATGCCGTTGGCCACACAGGTGGCCCGCTCTCGCAGCGTGTCGCCTCCGACCTGGCCTCGCACCTCGGGTTCTCGCTGCACTACGTGCCCGATCTTCCGGCATCCACTCGCAGCGTGACGGACCTACGCCACGGCCGCATCTATTTGCCGGTAACGCAGGCCGAGAGTACCGACCCGAGGTCGACTCTGCTGCAGGCTCTCGCGGGACATGTGCTGGGCATCCGCGAACCCGCCGACTATTCCGAGTTTCTGTACCAGCGCGTAGAGACCAACTATCTCGCGGCCGCGCTCCTGATCCCCGAGAAAACGGCCGTGGAGTTCTTGACCGCCGCCAAGGCGAAACGGGAGTTATCGGTCGAAGATCTGCGCGATGCTTTCGCCGTTCCTTACGAGACAGCCGCCCATCGCTTCACTAACCTCGCGACCGAGCACTTGGGCGTGCCCGTGCATTTCTTGAAGGTGCACGAGGGCGGCACGATTTCCAAGGCCTACGAGAACGACAACGCGGCGTTCCCGACCGATGCCCTCGGAGCGATTGAGGGGCAGATCGTATGCCGTCAGTGGAGTGCGCGCCAGGTCTTCGACGTCGACGATCGCTTCAGCCCGTACCACCAGTACACCGACAAGCCGGGCGGCACGTATTGGTGCACCTCGCGCATTCAATCGGGGCGACGCGGGGAATTCTCGATCAGCTTGGGAACACCCTTTGCCTCTGCAAAATGGTTCCGCGGTCGCGACACGACGAATCGTGCCGTGTCGACGTGTCCAGATGACCGATGCTGCCGCAGCGCGCCTGACAACCTCACGGAGCGCTGGGCTCAACATTCACTCCCGAGCGCGCGGCTCAACAGTTCCCTGCTCGCCGCGATGCCCACCGGAATGTATCCCGGCGTCGACTCCACCGAAGTGTTCGAGTTCTTGGAGTCGCACTCGCCGAGCGCTTAG
- a CDS encoding PLDc N-terminal domain-containing protein: MEPISFSFGIVGLVIFIITVVSIAKSNNHGVLGKLIWILVAFFLSILGSILWLIFGRGKVRK; this comes from the coding sequence ATGGAACCCATTAGCTTCAGCTTCGGCATCGTCGGCCTCGTTATCTTTATTATCACCGTGGTCTCGATCGCCAAGAGCAACAACCACGGAGTGCTCGGCAAGCTCATCTGGATCTTGGTCGCCTTCTTCTTGTCCATTCTTGGCTCGATCCTGTGGCTGATCTTCGGTCGCGGCAAGGTGCGCAAGTAG
- a CDS encoding Dps family protein has translation MTDSQKAQTTSPAKSGARKTRQQNAESGFTASKGLADKMQQVLVDLIELSLQGKQAHWNVVGKNFRDTHLVLDEIIDATRGFSDTIAERMRALHATPDGRSDTVAETTTLPAFPAGEISTTDTIDLLTERLEGTIATIRELHDPIDEEDPTSADLLHGVLETLEQYAWMVSAENRTPAKK, from the coding sequence ATGACTGATTCACAGAAAGCGCAGACCACAAGTCCGGCAAAGTCGGGGGCTCGCAAGACTCGACAGCAAAATGCTGAGTCGGGCTTCACCGCCTCGAAGGGGCTTGCCGACAAAATGCAACAGGTGTTAGTCGACCTGATCGAACTCTCACTTCAAGGCAAGCAAGCGCACTGGAACGTCGTCGGCAAGAACTTCCGCGATACGCACCTCGTGCTCGACGAGATCATTGATGCCACGCGCGGGTTCAGCGACACTATTGCCGAGCGGATGCGCGCGCTCCATGCCACACCGGACGGACGCAGCGACACGGTCGCCGAGACGACGACACTCCCCGCCTTCCCCGCCGGTGAGATCAGCACGACAGACACTATCGATCTGCTGACCGAACGGCTTGAGGGCACCATCGCCACTATCCGGGAACTGCACGACCCCATTGACGAAGAAGACCCGACGAGCGCCGATCTTCTTCACGGTGTGCTCGAAACACTTGAACAATACGCCTGGATGGTGTCGGCCGAAAACCGCACCCCCGCAAAGAAGTAG
- a CDS encoding glycosyltransferase, with the protein MTSAVKRSPHEGKPRLRILIGADTFWPQINGAATFIARLAAGLSERGHDVHIVAPSYSNKKLGTMIEEHEGQSMTLHRLYSWRWLGHPWLRFMMPWRVKQNSARILDQVKPDVIHFQSHIIIGRGMTIEGGKRGIRLVGTNHFMPENLLDHAYIIPKFLRRKAIRMGWEAAGRSFARAESVTTPTRRAAEYLEGNTKVRNVVAVSCGINADGYNGNLEPKPENLIVFLGRLSDEKQIDKLIRALAIMDPALNAKLEIVGGGELEGKLRALAQSLGLQDRVTLTGFVEQDQLRDALQRGSVFAMPSIAELQSISTMEAMASGLPVVAANAMALPHLVHDGENGFLFEPGNVEDLAAKLTRVLTMAPDEVLKFKKESLEIVAAHDIQRTLDTFESMYRGEMVTDPVALGKKNESAS; encoded by the coding sequence GTGACTTCCGCTGTGAAACGCTCGCCCCACGAGGGCAAACCGCGACTTCGCATCCTCATTGGCGCAGACACCTTCTGGCCGCAAATCAATGGTGCCGCCACTTTCATCGCACGACTCGCTGCCGGCCTCTCTGAACGAGGTCACGACGTGCACATCGTGGCGCCGTCGTACTCCAACAAGAAGTTGGGCACGATGATCGAGGAGCATGAAGGTCAGTCGATGACGCTCCACCGCCTCTATTCGTGGCGTTGGCTCGGTCACCCCTGGCTGCGTTTCATGATGCCGTGGCGTGTAAAACAGAACTCGGCCCGCATCCTCGACCAGGTGAAGCCCGACGTCATCCATTTTCAGTCGCACATCATTATTGGCCGCGGCATGACGATCGAAGGTGGCAAGCGGGGGATCCGTCTCGTGGGCACGAACCATTTCATGCCCGAGAATCTTCTCGATCACGCTTACATCATCCCCAAGTTCCTGCGCCGCAAGGCGATCCGTATGGGGTGGGAGGCCGCTGGGCGGTCATTCGCGCGGGCTGAAAGCGTCACGACCCCCACACGCCGTGCTGCCGAGTACCTTGAGGGCAATACGAAGGTGCGAAACGTCGTCGCGGTTTCGTGCGGCATCAACGCCGACGGCTACAACGGCAATCTTGAGCCCAAACCCGAGAACCTCATCGTGTTTTTGGGCAGGCTCTCTGACGAGAAACAGATCGACAAGCTGATTCGCGCCCTCGCGATTATGGACCCGGCGCTGAACGCCAAACTGGAGATCGTTGGCGGGGGAGAGCTGGAGGGCAAACTCCGTGCTCTCGCTCAGTCACTGGGTCTGCAGGACCGGGTCACGCTCACTGGTTTCGTCGAACAGGATCAACTCCGCGACGCTCTTCAGCGCGGATCGGTCTTTGCAATGCCGTCGATTGCCGAGCTGCAGAGTATCTCCACGATGGAGGCGATGGCATCGGGGCTGCCCGTGGTCGCAGCTAATGCGATGGCGCTGCCGCACCTTGTGCATGACGGCGAGAATGGGTTCCTCTTCGAGCCGGGCAATGTTGAAGACTTAGCGGCGAAGCTCACCCGAGTGCTCACGATGGCGCCGGATGAAGTTCTCAAGTTCAAGAAAGAGAGCTTAGAGATCGTTGCTGCGCACGATATCCAGCGCACTCTTGACACCTTCGAGAGCATGTATCGCGGCGAAATGGTTACGGATCCCGTTGCTTTAGGCAAAAAGAACGAGAGCGCCTCCTAA
- a CDS encoding DUF1684 domain-containing protein: protein MTDTAAPTLTPEAKLATFRERRDQAVVQQNGNLALTNTQWVDAEQTIWGVPGTWAPHEDGLTVTATADDNIVVDGTLVDGSAVVRSKSHENPSAIVFGETVTGFVIKAPEGNHALRVWDTNSPAIQEFGTIDAYSYNPDWVITAAFTPNPEGTTLGFEHLKDNGQEREQPIPGDISFTKDGVDYNLAAFKSGRALQLVFADATSGVDTYSVGRFLFVAPNPDGTIVLDFNLAILPPCAFSYNFNCPMPPKQNRFAVAIEAGEKNVLKKDGSLLHD, encoded by the coding sequence ATGACTGACACTGCTGCACCCACACTCACGCCCGAAGCCAAGCTCGCTACTTTCCGCGAACGCCGCGACCAGGCGGTCGTGCAGCAGAACGGCAATTTGGCGCTCACCAACACGCAGTGGGTGGATGCGGAGCAGACCATTTGGGGTGTGCCTGGCACTTGGGCTCCCCACGAGGATGGGCTCACGGTCACCGCTACCGCCGACGACAACATCGTGGTCGACGGAACTCTCGTGGATGGCAGCGCCGTAGTTCGCAGCAAGAGCCACGAAAACCCGAGCGCGATCGTCTTTGGCGAGACCGTGACGGGCTTCGTCATCAAGGCTCCCGAGGGCAACCACGCACTTCGTGTCTGGGACACCAACTCGCCTGCCATCCAAGAATTCGGCACCATTGACGCGTACTCGTACAACCCCGACTGGGTCATTACTGCGGCGTTTACCCCCAACCCGGAAGGCACCACGCTCGGGTTCGAGCACCTCAAAGACAATGGCCAAGAGCGCGAGCAGCCGATTCCCGGCGACATTTCCTTCACGAAGGATGGCGTTGACTACAACCTCGCTGCGTTCAAGTCGGGCCGTGCCCTTCAGCTCGTATTCGCGGATGCCACCAGCGGCGTCGACACCTACAGCGTCGGCCGCTTCCTGTTCGTCGCCCCCAACCCTGACGGAACCATCGTTCTCGACTTCAACCTCGCGATCCTGCCCCCGTGCGCTTTTAGCTACAACTTCAACTGCCCCATGCCCCCGAAGCAGAACCGTTTCGCCGTCGCTATTGAAGCCGGCGAAAAGAACGTGCTGAAGAAGGATGGCTCGCTGCTGCACGACTAA
- a CDS encoding OmpL47-type beta-barrel domain-containing protein — translation MEITQPARPRRHSAVAIIGIATLTLSTMVAASPAIAADVRPAAVSAPSSVELDLSGDWQFSTGDDPTWSSPGFDDSGWTTLQVPEVDGAPQFADYDGFGWYRLTFTLPADAQGANLVASLGFIDDVDEAFLNGEKIGGSGTMPPNASSQWFEQRLYPIPATAPRFGAENTLAVRVYDMSGGGGWYQGPVGIYSKDQVRENVHGISGALASASITDSVLATLAQQRTALAAGDADAYLATLTDSYEHNGRDLDRRASEIRDWLNDSGTLTLTDSEVEVIESSDGRLIVDTNRTITGTKDGVAFEFEPTTQEFLAFDRENFTEAGNESRFFRDFVDSDLEDARREYVTYLPPSYFTEPNREFPVVYLLHGVNGGSREWEPRDFGAKLDELYTTGGLAESIVIMPDGESLWYTDHVDGTPWRSMFINELIPQVDAEYRTLASREFRGLSGVSMGGFGAYSIGLAYPEMFSSLASHIGAIGLSPSQVGVTAPGGPDAQPRSPINDVKAMSTEVLSTYDFYFDVCEFDDYGFATPARSMDAALTEKGIAHTWEVYPEGRHNDACWMPHIADSFGMHSDHQRAAGLQEDWVAPKLSVSTGAVEPNAAGWFTDAVTVTADATDAADSTPIVEFRLDGAAWSRYDGPIEITGDGRHPLEMRATDAAGNVSEVVSRTIAIDATAPTATAKFDAESRTLTLAGTDGGAGIERLEFVMSEASASARVAFTEYEGPLTVGAEAAVVSYRAIDAAGNIGELERISIAAASEVTQPGNGSGTGTTDAEAADGTDAAALAFTGASISGYLTLAALLLTLGAAFVLRRRRTLPDAPQRAIES, via the coding sequence ATGGAAATCACGCAGCCCGCCCGACCGCGGAGGCACTCAGCCGTCGCGATAATCGGCATTGCAACACTGACGCTGTCCACCATGGTGGCGGCCTCCCCGGCCATTGCCGCTGACGTTCGACCGGCAGCAGTTTCGGCGCCGAGTTCAGTGGAACTCGACCTTTCGGGAGACTGGCAGTTCTCTACCGGAGATGACCCCACGTGGTCGAGCCCCGGTTTCGACGACAGCGGTTGGACAACCCTGCAAGTACCTGAGGTTGACGGCGCCCCGCAGTTCGCCGACTATGACGGATTCGGATGGTATCGACTCACGTTCACCCTCCCCGCCGATGCGCAAGGCGCCAACCTTGTTGCCTCGCTCGGCTTCATCGATGACGTCGATGAAGCGTTCCTTAACGGGGAAAAAATTGGTGGCTCGGGAACGATGCCGCCCAATGCATCAAGCCAATGGTTTGAGCAGCGCCTGTACCCCATCCCGGCAACTGCACCACGCTTCGGAGCTGAAAATACTCTCGCCGTGCGCGTCTACGACATGTCGGGCGGAGGCGGCTGGTACCAGGGCCCCGTCGGCATCTATTCGAAAGACCAAGTACGCGAAAACGTTCACGGAATATCGGGCGCTTTAGCCTCAGCAAGCATCACCGACAGCGTTCTCGCCACCCTCGCTCAACAGCGCACCGCACTCGCTGCCGGTGACGCCGACGCCTATCTCGCGACCTTGACAGATTCCTACGAGCACAACGGTCGCGACCTCGATCGCCGTGCAAGCGAGATCCGCGACTGGCTGAACGATTCGGGCACCCTCACACTCACTGACAGCGAGGTGGAGGTGATCGAGTCGTCCGATGGTCGCCTGATCGTTGACACCAACCGCACGATCACGGGCACCAAAGACGGCGTGGCGTTCGAATTCGAACCGACCACGCAGGAGTTCTTGGCTTTCGACCGCGAAAACTTCACTGAAGCTGGCAACGAATCCCGATTCTTCCGCGACTTTGTCGACTCTGACCTTGAAGATGCCCGACGGGAGTACGTAACGTACCTCCCGCCGTCGTACTTCACTGAACCGAACCGAGAATTTCCGGTCGTCTATCTTCTCCATGGAGTCAACGGCGGAAGCCGTGAGTGGGAACCGCGCGATTTCGGCGCCAAGCTCGACGAGCTGTACACCACCGGTGGACTTGCTGAGTCGATCGTGATCATGCCCGACGGCGAATCCCTCTGGTACACCGATCACGTCGATGGCACGCCCTGGCGCAGCATGTTCATCAACGAGCTGATTCCACAAGTCGACGCCGAATACCGCACTCTGGCCAGCCGAGAATTCCGCGGCCTTTCTGGCGTCTCGATGGGCGGCTTTGGTGCTTACTCCATCGGCCTCGCGTACCCGGAGATGTTCTCTTCGCTCGCCTCACACATCGGAGCGATTGGGCTCTCCCCCAGTCAGGTCGGCGTCACTGCTCCCGGCGGACCCGATGCGCAACCCCGTTCACCGATCAATGACGTCAAGGCGATGTCGACCGAAGTTCTCTCCACCTACGACTTCTACTTTGACGTCTGCGAGTTCGACGACTACGGCTTCGCTACTCCGGCACGAAGCATGGATGCCGCGCTGACAGAGAAGGGAATCGCTCACACGTGGGAGGTTTACCCCGAAGGTCGCCACAACGATGCCTGCTGGATGCCACACATCGCGGACTCGTTCGGCATGCATTCCGATCACCAGCGTGCAGCCGGCCTTCAAGAAGACTGGGTAGCCCCGAAGTTGTCGGTCTCGACCGGAGCAGTTGAACCGAACGCTGCCGGGTGGTTCACCGACGCGGTGACCGTCACGGCAGACGCCACCGACGCCGCCGACTCCACACCCATCGTCGAGTTCAGGCTTGATGGTGCGGCCTGGAGCCGCTACGACGGCCCCATCGAGATTACGGGCGACGGGCGCCACCCACTCGAGATGCGGGCAACGGATGCCGCCGGCAATGTCTCCGAGGTGGTGTCCCGCACGATCGCAATCGACGCCACCGCGCCAACCGCTACGGCGAAGTTTGATGCGGAATCCCGCACTCTGACGCTCGCTGGAACTGATGGTGGGGCAGGTATCGAACGGCTCGAGTTCGTGATGTCCGAGGCAAGCGCATCCGCCCGCGTTGCGTTCACGGAGTACGAGGGTCCGCTGACGGTCGGGGCCGAGGCCGCCGTCGTCAGCTACCGCGCGATTGATGCGGCAGGCAACATTGGAGAGCTTGAACGAATCTCCATCGCTGCGGCATCCGAGGTCACGCAACCCGGCAACGGAAGCGGAACCGGCACGACTGATGCCGAGGCCGCCGACGGAACCGACGCCGCTGCCTTGGCATTCACCGGGGCAAGCATCAGCGGCTACCTTACGCTGGCAGCGCTTCTCCTCACGCTGGGCGCAGCCTTCGTTCTGCGCCGGCGCCGAACACTCCCTGACGCGCCTCAGCGCGCCATCGAGAGCTAG
- a CDS encoding AzlD domain-containing protein, giving the protein MTVWHIILIASIAVLALKLAGFTIPAVWAEKPTVARLANLLTVSLLAALIVVQSFGSARGFDVDARLPAVAVAAVLFALRVPFIVVIIAAALVAAGIRALI; this is encoded by the coding sequence ATGACTGTCTGGCACATCATTCTGATCGCGTCGATCGCGGTCCTCGCGCTAAAACTTGCGGGGTTCACTATTCCCGCGGTGTGGGCAGAGAAGCCCACGGTCGCGAGGCTTGCGAACCTGCTCACAGTCTCGCTGCTGGCAGCGCTCATCGTTGTGCAGTCGTTCGGTTCAGCTCGTGGTTTCGACGTGGATGCTCGGCTGCCTGCTGTCGCGGTTGCCGCCGTGCTCTTCGCGCTGCGGGTTCCGTTCATCGTCGTGATCATCGCGGCCGCGCTGGTGGCGGCTGGAATCCGCGCCCTAATCTAG
- the def gene encoding peptide deformylase, giving the protein MAVLPIIITGEPVLHSPANPVTAFDSELATLVADMFETMEEAPGVGLAAPQVGVGLRVFVYDWADENDTLWRGVAINPELWQSPLPLLDIDEADEEGCLSIPGERFPLIRSERVILRALDLDQKPFEIEASGWLARIFQHEYDHLDGVLYADRLQAPDAKAAAKAIRKQGWGQPGHSWLPTEEQLDA; this is encoded by the coding sequence ATGGCCGTTCTTCCCATCATCATCACCGGCGAACCGGTGCTCCATTCTCCCGCGAATCCGGTAACGGCCTTCGACAGCGAACTCGCGACCCTGGTGGCCGACATGTTCGAGACCATGGAAGAGGCACCTGGCGTTGGGCTTGCGGCCCCTCAGGTAGGCGTAGGGCTGCGCGTCTTTGTCTACGACTGGGCCGACGAGAACGACACACTCTGGCGCGGCGTCGCCATCAATCCTGAGTTGTGGCAAAGCCCTCTCCCCCTGCTCGACATCGATGAAGCGGATGAAGAGGGTTGCCTTTCCATCCCGGGCGAACGATTCCCGCTGATCCGTTCCGAACGCGTCATTCTGCGCGCCTTAGATCTCGACCAGAAGCCGTTTGAGATCGAGGCGTCTGGCTGGCTCGCCCGCATCTTCCAGCATGAATACGACCACCTCGACGGCGTGCTCTACGCCGACCGCTTACAAGCCCCGGATGCCAAGGCCGCCGCGAAGGCGATCCGCAAGCAAGGGTGGGGCCAGCCCGGTCACTCGTGGTTGCCCACCGAGGAACAGCTCGACGCCTAG